The Bacteroides sp. AN502(2024) DNA segment CGTAGCTCAGGTATAGTACTGTCCCATAGTTACAGAGTTCTTTGCCTAACTGCATCACGAAGCTGCTCTTGCCACTGGCACTGGCCCCGCTGATGAACCACGAGGCGTTATCCGCTGGGAAGCCGAACGGCTTGCTCCATTTCTCACCCCAAGGCAGGGTTTTCCATTTCTTGGCCGCAATATCGCGTGGTGTTAATGCCCGTTTCATAGCTTTTCCTTTTGAAGTTCAGCAATAAGCATATCCGCAAGTTCTACCGCAGCCTCTGCAATGTCATTATAACCTACAGACCCTCCTCGGAGAAGAATATTTCGCGACTCTTTATATGCAACCGGCATCATTTCTTTTGCAATCTCATACCTCCGTTGTTTCCAATCTATCTCATTGGCCTTTTTCATTTCTCGGTGAATACCGATAACGGCATCCATCGCCTGCATTTCTATCTTTGTCATCATTGCGCTGTCATTTTTAGTTTCTCAATCTCGGTATATACTCTTCTCAGCCCGCCGCGTGTCTTGCGCACGATCTGTGCAATGTCCGTCCCTTCCGGGGCGTTGGCCTTGGCAACGATACGCGCCTGCGTGTTTTGAAAAGCCTCACGTTCCCTGCCGTCATCCGGAGTAACCTTGCTGTAGCGGTCACCGTAGCGGCTCAGCATCTCGGTGTAACCCACCTTCTTGCACTCGATGGAGCGGTTTATCTTCTCCTTCAGACCGTCCGCGCCCATCATGTACCATGCACAGCAACGCTCCGTGGCGTTCCACAAGGCTTTCAGCTCAAGGAACGCCTCGTACTGCAGGTCGCCGGCCTCATCGAGAATAATAAGCGGAGTATCCATCGAGCGAAGGTAATAAACAAGGTCATCGTACACATCGTTATACCGGCCACGGCTGTTCACGCCGAATTCGGCGGCGATTTTCCGTACCAGCTTCAACTTGGTCTTCACTTGCGAGCAGTCGATATACACGGCATTCCTGTGGTTCTGCACGTAGTACCGTGCCGTAAATGTCTTGCCGATGTTCGGGATGTCGCACAGGATAGCCGAGAGGCTCGACTGCTGCGAGAACTCCAACTGGGCGGTGATATACTCGAACGTGGCGGTCTTGGCGGCCTTCCACTCCATGTCGGCACGGAGGCTCACGCCCAATCTCCGCGCAATGCTTATCCACGCCCCCTCGCTCAGGGCCTTGTCCGTCTGCCCGTTCTTCACGGCACTGTACACCGAGGTGCTGATGCCAAGGGAGGCGGCGTGTTTCGCATCGCTCGGATAGTTCGCCCGGTTGGCTGCTACCGCCCCCAAAATCTTCTGTTTCTGCGCTTCTGTAATCATAATTCTAACGCTGTTTTAATGTTATTCTAATCGTGTCCTTACATATCCGCGATGCCCCGAAAAGC contains these protein-coding regions:
- a CDS encoding AAA family ATPase; this encodes MITEAQKQKILGAVAANRANYPSDAKHAASLGISTSVYSAVKNGQTDKALSEGAWISIARRLGVSLRADMEWKAAKTATFEYITAQLEFSQQSSLSAILCDIPNIGKTFTARYYVQNHRNAVYIDCSQVKTKLKLVRKIAAEFGVNSRGRYNDVYDDLVYYLRSMDTPLIILDEAGDLQYEAFLELKALWNATERCCAWYMMGADGLKEKINRSIECKKVGYTEMLSRYGDRYSKVTPDDGREREAFQNTQARIVAKANAPEGTDIAQIVRKTRGGLRRVYTEIEKLKMTAQ